The following coding sequences lie in one Danio rerio strain Tuebingen ecotype United States chromosome 3, GRCz12tu, whole genome shotgun sequence genomic window:
- the LOC141381344 gene encoding uncharacterized protein, translated as MREAVDRLSRAVLGKPWDNRYHPPGAYTGELLGIEYLYSQTGKTLTPVLQNPEEEDRLVEEVDDEDLQDEGFEEEIMEDITVPVLYEDDPCRDLRNSPSSSPLPQSPASLAESSTSAGGEGQLPSRAPSVPSQPSDSGDSLSVEAQGVVIGPDGIAGWDKVQDLAAYLVGLREAPYLTDLQVTEAIQLWTALLDVDKQRINYQPRHQPQLTHGRFKAPKRSGVTPGVESVKRCLIGHLGGPAQLLSTSHLVEAICTKLCAVHKSTSKKAGVRTPRWSKILTDYHHIRDLVLGSHRLMDETVIQLFEQNQKTLVQW; from the exons ATGAGAGAGGCTGTGGACAGGCTTAGCCGAGCAGTCTTAGGGAAGCCCTGGGATAACCGTTATCACCCTCCTGGAGCATATACAG gTGAATTGCTGGGAATAGAGTACCTTTACAGCCAGACCGGCAAAACCCTGACTCCGGTGCTCCAGAACCCAGAGGAGGAAGACAGGCTGGTGGAGGAAGTAGATGACGAGGATCTACAAGATGAGGGGTTTGAGGAGGAGATCATGGAGGACATCACAGTTCCGGTGCTGTATGAGGATGACCCCTGCCGTGATCTCAGAAACAGCCCCTCATCTTCGCCTCTGCCTCAGTCCCCAGCATCACTGGCTGAGTCGTCCACATCAGCTGGTGGAGAAGGACAGCTTCCTAGCCGAGCCCCCTCAGTGCCGTCACAGCCATCCGACTCTGGAGACAGTCTCTCTGTTGAGGCTCAG GGAGTAGTCATTGGACCTGATGGCATTGCTGGGTGGGACAAGGTCCAGGATCTGGCTGCTTATTTGGTGGGTCTTCGTGAGGCTCCTTACCTCACTGACCTGCAGGTGACAGAGGCCATCCAGCTGTGGACAGCTCTCCTGGATGTTGATAAACAGCGCATCAACTACCAGCCTCGACATCAGCCTCAGCTGACGCATGGGCGCTTTAAGGCACCGAAGCGCTCCGGAGTCACTCCAGGTGTGGAGAGTGTCAAGCGCTGTCTGATTGGACATCTTGGGGGTCCAGCACAGTTGCTTAGCACCAGCCACTTGGTTGAGGCCATTTGTACAAAGCTGTGTGCCGTACACAAGTCCACTTCCAAGAAGGCTGGTGTTCGCACCCCCAGGTGGTCTAAAATACTGACCGATTACCACCACATCCGGGATCTGGTGCTTGGCAGTCACAGGCTGATGGATGAAACTGTGATCCAGCTTTTTGAGCAAAACCAGAAGACGCTCGTTCAGTGGTAA